The window ACGCCGAGGGCGGCTTCGTCAACTACGGCGAGGTTTCGGGCCCCTACGCGCTGATCAAGGGGTCGCTGCCGGGACCGGACAAGCGGGTGCTCCGGTTCCGCCCCGCGATCCGACCGAACGACCAACCGCGGCTGGACCCCGAGGTCCGGTACGTCTCGACCAGCTCGAACCAGGGATAACTCATGCAAGCAACAACACTCGACCTGGACGGCGAGGAGGCGGGCGAGATCGACCTGCCGGAGGTCTTCGAGACGACCTACCGGCCGGACCTGATCAAGCGCGCCGTGCTGGCCGCCCAGGCAAACAGACAGCAGGACTACGGCGCGGACCCCTTCTCGGGCAAGCGCACCTCGGCCGAGTCGCTCGGTACGGGTCGCGGAATGGCCCGCGTCCCCCGTTCGAACGGGAGCGGCCGGCGCGTGCCACAGGCCGTCGGCGGGCGGAAGGCCCATCCGCCGAAGGCCGAGAAGGACCGCACACAGAGCATCAACAAAAAGGAGCGAAAGCTCGCGACCCGAAGCGCGATCGCCGCGACGACGGACGCCGAGCTCGTCGCCGAGCGAGGCCACCGCTTCGTCGAGGACGTCTCGCTACCGCTGGTCGTCAGCGACGAGTTCGAGGAGCTCATCAAGACCAAGGAGGTCCTCGCGTTCCTCGAAAGCGTCGGCGTGGCCGACGACATCGAGCGCGCCGACGAGGGTCGCTCGGTCCGCTCGGGTCAGGGGAAGGCCCGCGGCCGGAAGTACAAGGAACCCAAGTCGATCCTCTTCGTCACGTCGAGCGAGGCCGGCCCCTCGAAGGCCGCACGCAACCTCGCGGGCGTCGACGTCGCGACCGCGCGTGATGTCAACACTGAGAACCTCGCACCCGGGACGCATCCGGGTCGACTCACGGTCTGGACAGAGAGCGCGATCGAGGAGGTGGCGGGTCGATGACGATCCAGCACCCCCTCATCACGGAGAAGGCGATGAACGACATGGACTTCG is drawn from Halalkalicoccus subterraneus and contains these coding sequences:
- the rpl4p gene encoding 50S ribosomal protein L4, giving the protein MQATTLDLDGEEAGEIDLPEVFETTYRPDLIKRAVLAAQANRQQDYGADPFSGKRTSAESLGTGRGMARVPRSNGSGRRVPQAVGGRKAHPPKAEKDRTQSINKKERKLATRSAIAATTDAELVAERGHRFVEDVSLPLVVSDEFEELIKTKEVLAFLESVGVADDIERADEGRSVRSGQGKARGRKYKEPKSILFVTSSEAGPSKAARNLAGVDVATARDVNTENLAPGTHPGRLTVWTESAIEEVAGR